From Plodia interpunctella isolate USDA-ARS_2022_Savannah chromosome 18, ilPloInte3.2, whole genome shotgun sequence, a single genomic window includes:
- the LOC128677699 gene encoding protein PRRC1-like, translating into MSGSDKKSKFPEAPTPAAIPGNLLSSVAPPTQLPNFVTTSDTNPNVPPAPVPIQPVLVQKSAEPRPQIEESFSPAIPLSKGEPLISIRSPEDSQTTQSPESLPASTPDVDQIGDIMPGSGLFTWVKGAVSTGGILHRVAEKAKSSVDSMITTLDPQMKEYLRSGGDLYIVVASDKDVKVSPIREAFQTVFGKATVVGVPAQSNVTAEQPIGYAAAYAAAKQRIAHIRSNSELTNNVPVVAVEGFLHEAVSDKWNDLSLLVLSQPSLGIELQVQSQGAGVPTAAVAAARAGTPEDYQHHQTGFSVTIGSIMAASLQVPHTQWQEAATGVSRRETILLAAKSLAGSYKRLLAVSAAET; encoded by the exons ATGAGTGGGTCAGACAAGAAATCAAAGTTCCCGGAGGCCCCAACGCCGGCCGCGATCCCAGGGAATTTGCTTTCTAGCGTGGCCCCGCCGACGCAGCTTCCAAACTTTGTCACAACCAGTGATACC AATCCAAATGTACCACCAGCACCAGTACCTATTCAGCCAGTTCTTGTTCAGAAAAGTGCTGAACCAAGGCCACAGATTGAAGAGTcatttag CCCTGCAATTCCACTGAGCAAAGGGGAACCCCTCATATCTATCAGATCACCAGAGGATTCCCAAACCACGCAGTCACCTGAATCTCTACCAGCCTCCACACCAGATGTGGACCAGATCG GTGACATAATGCCGGGCAGCGGATTGTTCACGTGGGTTAAGGGCGCAGTATCCACGGGAGGCATTCTGCATCGCGTGGCCGAGAAAGCCAAAAGTTCAGTGGATTCCATGATCACCACCCTCGACCCGCAGATGAAGGAATATCtaa GAAGCGGTGGCGATTTGTACATAGTAGTGGCATCAGATAAAGACGTCAAAGTGTCACCAATCAGAGAAGCATTCCAGACCGTATTCGGTAAAGCCACCGTGGT CGGCGTTCCCGCCCAAAGTAACGTGACGGCTGAGCAGCCAATCGGATACGCGGCCGCGTACGCGGCTGCTAAACAGCGAATAGCGCACATCCGTTCTAACTCCGAATTGACCAATAACGTGCCTGTTGTCGCTGTCGAGGGTTTTCTACATGAAGCTGTGAGcgataa ATGGAACGATCTATCTCTGCTAGTTCTATCGCAGCCGTCGCTGGGAATCGAGCTGCAGGTGCAGTCGCAGGGCGCGGGCGTGCCGACGGCGGCCGTGGCGGCCGCTAGGGCGGGAACCCCCGAGGACTACCAGCACCACCAGACTGGCTTCAGTGTCACCATTGGCTCTATCATGGCTGCTAGCTTGCAG GTCCCACACACACAATGGCAGGAAGCGGCCACCGGAGTCTCCCGGAGGGAAACTATACTTTTAGCCGCGAAATCGCTAGCTGGCTCGTACAAGAGGTTGTTGGCTGTGTCAGCGGCTGAGACCTAG
- the Snx1 gene encoding sorting nexin-2 isoform X2 codes for MSDGPDSPPFSTVDISSDNREDEDLFASAVQEVSLDPEMNGAADGLEKATIGNPPSITTTLSSPIMEEIATERANNIIITITDPQKIGEGMSSYVAYRVITKTNMPIFSKNELLVLRRFSDFLGLHEKLTEKYLRSGRVIPPAPEKSIVGTTKLKMTSTPSTESANGSSSSASVQSQFVERRRAGLERFLNRVAQHPVLCIDPDFREFLESDTELPKATSTSALSGAGVLRLFNKVGETVNKITYRMDESDPWFEERSSRIESLESCLRRLFVACEALSAERRELAARAHEAGRALSALAAADAHAPLCRALAHTADLHEKIEQLRLEQSNTDFYVLTEHIKDYLGLIGAIKDVFHERVKVFQNWQHAQMQLTKRRENKAKAELANRPEKIEQASNEIIEWEAKVERGQQEFDQISSVIKKELERWEEARLTELRLTLLRYLELHMQHQAQALRYWDAFLPEARAIK; via the exons ATGTCGGACGGGCCAGACTCGCCGCCCTTTAGTACTGTCGACATCAGCAGTGATAATAGAGAGGATGAGGATCTTTTCGCATCCGCGGTCCAG gAAGTCAGCTTAGATCCAGAAATGAATGGTGCAGCAGATGGCTTAGAGAAAGCCACCATAGGAAACCCTCCGTCCATCACAACTACGCTCAGCAGCCCCATCATGGAGgag ATAGCGACAGAACGCGCAAACAATATAATCATAACAATCACAGATCCACAAAAAATCGGCGAAGGCATGAGCTCATACGTAGCGTACCGTGTGATCACAAAGACCAACATGCCAATATTCAGCAAAAATGAGCTGTTGGTTTTGAGAAGGTTCAGTGACTTCCTCGGTCTGCATGAGAAGCTGACTGAGAAGTATCTACGTTCAGGAAGGGTCATACCACCGGCGCCGGAGAAGAGTATAGTTG GAACAACAAAACTGAAGATGACGTCCACCCCATCAACGGAGAGCGCCAACGGCAGCAGCTCATCTGCCAGCGTCCAATCTCAGTTCGTAGAGAGGAGGCGAGCTGGTCTCGAGAGATTTCTGAACAGAGTGGCCCAACACCCTGTGCTCTGTATCGATCCTGATTTTAGGGAGTTTTTGGAGTCTG ACACGGAGTTACCGAAGGCCACAAGTACGTCTGCGCTGAGCGGCGCGGGCGTGCTGCGTCTGTTCAACAAAGTGGGAGAGACCGTCAACAAGATCACCTACAGGATGGACGAGTCCGATCCT TGGTTCGAAGAGCGTTCCAGCCGCATCGAATCGCTAGAGTCGTGTCTTCGTCGTTTGTTCGTGGCGTGCGAGGCGCTGTCGGCGGAGCGGCGAGAGctggcggcgcgcgcgcacgaGGCGGGCCGCGCGCTGTCCGCGCTGGCGGCCGCCGACGCGCATGCGCCGCTCTGTCGCGCGCTCGCGCACACCGCCGACCTCCACGAGAAG atcgAACAACTGAGGCTAGAGCAATCCAACACGGACTTCTACGTGCTAACCGAACACATAAAGGACTACCTCGGCCTGATCGGCGCCATTAAAGATGTTTTCCATGAGAGAGTTAAG GTGTTCCAGAACTGGCAGCACGCGCAGATGCAGCTGACCAAGCGGCGCGAGAACAAGGCCAAGGCCGAACTGGCCAACCGCCCCGAGAAGATCGAACAGGCCTCCAATGAAATCATTGAG tGGGAAGCTAAAGTAGAACGCGGACAACAAGAGTTCGACCAAATCTCTTCCGTGATAAAGAAAGAATTGGAGCGCTGGGAGGAGGCGAGACTCACTGAGTTGAGGCTCACTTTGTTGAGATATCTGGAGCTTCATATGCAGCATCAGGCACAG GCGCTCCGCTACTGGGACGCGTTCCTGCCGGAGGCCCGCGCCATCAAATGA
- the Snx1 gene encoding uncharacterized protein Snx1 isoform X1 has translation MSDGPDSPPFSTVDISSDNREDEDLFASAVQEVSLDPEMNGAADGLEKATIGNPPSITTTLSSPIMEEIATERANNIIITITDPQKIGEGMSSYVAYRVITKTNMPIFSKNELLVLRRFSDFLGLHEKLTEKYLRSGRVIPPAPEKSIVGTTKLKMTSTPSTESANGSSSSASVQSQFVERRRAGLERFLNRVAQHPVLCIDPDFREFLESDTELPKATSTSALSGAGVLRLFNKVGETVNKITYRMDESDPWFEERSSRIESLESCLRRLFVACEALSAERRELAARAHEAGRALSALAAADAHAPLCRALAHTADLHEKVHHTTHMYIQYHAVRAGGRRRACAALSRARAHRRPPREGTPHYTHVHTVSCCPRWRPPTRMRRSVARSRTPPTSTRRYTTLHTCTYSIMLSALAAADAHAPLCRALAHTADLHEKVHHTTHMYIQYHAVRAGGRRRACAALSRARAHRRPPREGTPHYTHVHTVSCCPRWRPPTRMRRSVARSRTPPTSTRRYTTLHTCTYSIMLSALAAADAHAPLCRALAHTADLHEKVHHTTHMYIQYHAVRAGGRRRACAALSRARAHRRPPREGTPHYTHVHTVSCCPRWRPPTRMRRSVARSRTPPTSTRRYTTLHTCTYSIMLSALAAADAHAPLCRALAHTADLHEKVHHTTHMYIQYHAVRAGGRRRACAALSRARAHRRPPREDRTTEARAIQHGLLRANRTHKGLPRPDRRH, from the exons ATGTCGGACGGGCCAGACTCGCCGCCCTTTAGTACTGTCGACATCAGCAGTGATAATAGAGAGGATGAGGATCTTTTCGCATCCGCGGTCCAG gAAGTCAGCTTAGATCCAGAAATGAATGGTGCAGCAGATGGCTTAGAGAAAGCCACCATAGGAAACCCTCCGTCCATCACAACTACGCTCAGCAGCCCCATCATGGAGgag ATAGCGACAGAACGCGCAAACAATATAATCATAACAATCACAGATCCACAAAAAATCGGCGAAGGCATGAGCTCATACGTAGCGTACCGTGTGATCACAAAGACCAACATGCCAATATTCAGCAAAAATGAGCTGTTGGTTTTGAGAAGGTTCAGTGACTTCCTCGGTCTGCATGAGAAGCTGACTGAGAAGTATCTACGTTCAGGAAGGGTCATACCACCGGCGCCGGAGAAGAGTATAGTTG GAACAACAAAACTGAAGATGACGTCCACCCCATCAACGGAGAGCGCCAACGGCAGCAGCTCATCTGCCAGCGTCCAATCTCAGTTCGTAGAGAGGAGGCGAGCTGGTCTCGAGAGATTTCTGAACAGAGTGGCCCAACACCCTGTGCTCTGTATCGATCCTGATTTTAGGGAGTTTTTGGAGTCTG ACACGGAGTTACCGAAGGCCACAAGTACGTCTGCGCTGAGCGGCGCGGGCGTGCTGCGTCTGTTCAACAAAGTGGGAGAGACCGTCAACAAGATCACCTACAGGATGGACGAGTCCGATCCT TGGTTCGAAGAGCGTTCCAGCCGCATCGAATCGCTAGAGTCGTGTCTTCGTCGTTTGTTCGTGGCGTGCGAGGCGCTGTCGGCGGAGCGGCGAGAGctggcggcgcgcgcgcacgaGGCGGGCCGCGCGCTGTCCGCGCTGGCGGCCGCCGACGCGCATGCGCCGCTCTGTCGCGCGCTCGCGCACACCGCCGACCTCCACGAGAAGGTACACCACACTACACACATGTACATACAGTATCATGCTGTCCGCGCTGGCGGCCGCCGACGCGCATGCGCCGCTCTGTCGCGCGCTCGCGCACACCGCCGACCTCCACGAGAAGGTACACCACACTACACACATGTACATACAGTATCATGCTGTCCGCGCTGGCGGCCGCCGACGCGCATGCGCCGCTCTGTCGCGCGCTCGCGCACACCGCCGACCTCCACGAGAAGGTACACCACACTACACACATGTACATACAGTATCATGCTGTCCGCGCTGGCGGCCGCCGACGCGCATGCGCCGCTCTGTCGCGCGCTCGCGCACACCGCCGACCTCCACGAGAAGGTACACCACACTACACACATGTACATACAGTATCATGCTGTCCGCGCTGGCGGCCGCCGACGCGCATGCGCCGCTCTGTCGCGCGCTCGCGCACACCGCCGACCTCCACGAGAAGGTACACCACACTACACACATGTACATACAGTATCATGCTGTCCGCGCTGGCGGCCGCCGACGCGCATGCGCCGCTCTGTCGCGCGCTCGCGCACACCGCCGACCTCCACGAGAAGGTACACCACACTACACACATGTACATACAGTATCATGCTGTCCGCGCTGGCGGCCGCCGACGCGCATGCGCCGCTCTGTCGCGCGCTCGCGCACACCGCCGACCTCCACGAGAAGGTACACCACACTACACACATGTACATACAGTATCATGCTGTCCGCGCTGGCGGCCGCCGACGCGCATGCGCCGCTCTGTCGCGCGCTCGCGCACACCGCCGACCTCCACGAGAAGGTACACCACACTACACACATGTACATACAGTATCATGCTGTCCGCGCTGGCGGCCGCCGACGCGCATGCGCCGCTCTGTCGCGCGCTCGCGCACACCGCCGACCTCCACGAGAAGGTACACCACACTACACACATGTACATACAGTATCATGCTGTCCGCGCTGGCGGCCGCCGACGCGCATGCGCCGCTCTGTCGCGCGCTCGCGCACACCGCCGACCTCCACGAGAAGGTACACCACACTACACACATGTACATACAGTATCATGCTGTCCGCGCTGGCGGCCGCCGACGCGCATGCGCCGCTCTGTCGCGCGCTCGCGCACACCGCCGACCTCCACGAGAAG atcgAACAACTGAGGCTAGAGCAATCCAACACGGACTTCTACGTGCTAACCGAACACATAAAGGACTACCTCGGCCTGATCGGCGCCATTAA
- the LOC128677535 gene encoding uncharacterized protein LOC128677535 has protein sequence MKLFLALAFVAMAAAAPEPVRLPEPAKPMVAEPSDVQADPVRFVDEVQQDAPVVDAVKIADAPKAQEVQVDAVKFVDLAEDTPTVDAIKIAEAPAEIKVKVDAVKFVDSPQPEVVEPILADPVKIYTPFELARGAQPIQSDDSIFVHAPLVQFLNIQEEAKADAVNFVESPVEQKVVKIAELPAPIVLQAAPLPVVRDAQFDGVKFVDQVGASPLEMQPILPIDPNTKVVPQQVMDIIMIAENILADHQRQVDMGNIVVDPMLR, from the coding sequence ATGAAGCTGTTCCTAGCACTCGCGTTTGTCGCAATGGCAGCCGCCGCTCCCGAGCCGGTCCGTCTGCCCGAGCCTGCCAAGCCTATGGTAGCTGAACCAAGCGACGTCCAAGCCGACCCAGTAAGGTTCGTCGACGAAGTTCAACAAGATGCTCCAGTAGTTGATGCCGTTAAAATCGCTGATGCACCAAAAGCTCAGGAAGTTCAAGTTGACGCGGTGAAATTTGTCGACTTGGCCGAAGATACTCCCACAGTAGATGCCATCAAGATTGCTGAAGCACCAGCAGAAATTAAGGTCAAAGTCGATGCCGTCAAATTCGTCGACTCACCTCAACCAGAGGTGGTTGAACCTATCTTAGCTGACCCTGTCAAAATTTACACACCATTCGAACTCGCCCGTGGCGCGCAACCTATCCAGTCCGATGACTCTATATTTGTTCACGCACCCCTTGTTCAATTTCTAAATATCCAAGAAGAAGCGAAAGCTGATGCTGTGAATTTCGTAGAATCGCCCGTCGAGCAGAAAGTGGTAAAAATCGCAGAATTGCCTGCTCCTATTGTGCTACAAGCAGCTCCCTTGCCCGTAGTCAGAGACGCCCAATTCGATGGTGTCAAGTTCGTCGACCAAGTTGGGGCATCTCCACTGGAAATGCAGCCTATTCTGCCTATCGACCCTAACACGAAGGTCGTGCCCCAGCAAGTTATGGATATCATCATGAttgctgaaaatattttggcagACCATCAAAGACAGGTTGATATGGGAAATATTGTTGTTGATCCCATGTtgagataa
- the mRpL13 gene encoding large ribosomal subunit protein uL13m, with amino-acid sequence MSAFKRVQQWATFARTWHVFDCKWQDPYESANLIKKYLMGLHKPIYHPMNDCGDVVVCINSKEIALKGDEWRKRAYFHHTGYPGGATWTLAWELHNKDPTMIIRKAVYRALSGNLQRRHTMERLFIFPGEDVPQDVMVNVTNQIRAWRLVPTRLDHIPQEEAEKYPKVMEYPSDYVLK; translated from the exons ATGTCAGCATTTAAGAGGGTCCAA CAATGGGCCACCTTTGCACGAACCTGGCATGTCTTTGACTGTAAATGGCAAGATCCATACGAATCtgctaatttaataaagaagtaTTTGATGGGCTTGCACAAACCAATCTACCACCCAATGAACGACTGTGGGGATGttgttgtatgtataaatagcAAAGAGATAGCTTTGAAGGGTGATGAGTGGAGAAAACGGGCTTATTTCCACCATACTGGCTACCCTGGGGGTGCGACTTGGACCTTGGCATGGGAACTACACAACAAGGACCCTACTATg ataatAAGGAAAGCAGTGTATAGAGCATTGTCAGGGAACCTTCAAAGACGACACACAATGGAACGATTGTTTATATTCCCTGGTGAGGATGTTCCCCAGGATGTTATGGTAAATGTCACCAATCAAATACGAGCGTGGCGCCTTGTCCCTACCAGACTAGACCACATACCCCAAGAAGAAGCTGAGAAATACCCCAAGGTTATGGAATACCCTTCAGACTATGTGTTGAAGTGA
- the LOC128677486 gene encoding LOW QUALITY PROTEIN: leukotriene A-4 hydrolase (The sequence of the model RefSeq protein was modified relative to this genomic sequence to represent the inferred CDS: deleted 1 base in 1 codon) — MSLKLSLKLASRAFRMNFCDSLNTSKRSFSTLITKASNYKFIPLYKRNIGTLRYFSDLVLETSQVKAMSALSPLDPSSFSKPDLAVIKHISLSLNVDFENKILHGVAVLNFDVQDNINDVILDVRNLTIHKVELQDGTELQYKVGNEVPNFGSKLTIKLPKQATVGEKLKIKIQYNTAPSASALQWLDPLQTSGKKHPYLFSQCQPIHARSILPCQDTPAVKFTYDAEVVAPAEFTVLMSALRGGTSGNKTEFRQPVPIPSYLLAIAVGVLESRSLGPRSLVWSEKEEIERSAWEFAETEKYLQAAERLCGRYEWGQYDLLVLPPSFPYGGMENPCLTFVTPTLLAGDRSQADVIVHEIMHSWTGNLVTNRNFEHFWLNEGFTVFLERKVAAALVAGGAAATRSRDFHSLLGLQELSETVGDFLGATNPLTCLVPDLKSGVHPDDSFSRVPYEKGSLFLRYLEDLVGGPGKNCFILVNVELGATSNLTNLVVSLKGVHPDDAFSSVPYEKGSLFLRYLENLAGGPEVFDDFLRAYLNEFQKKSLDTDQFKEFLLNYFKDNENIKSVNWDAWLYTSGMPPIIPNYDTSMTKAVTALVAVITEGTAPLSRSDVSSFTPHQVINLLQELIVRPALALDRLASLGAEYGVSHSKNSEILYRWLRLCIKSRDSSKLQEAFDFVNNQGRMKYVRPIYRDLYAWEEVRQQTIDNFLANEPNMMHVSAYTLRKDLHLNE; from the exons TCAAGTCAAAGCTATGAGTGCCCTCAGTCCTTTGGATCCATCATCTTTCTCTAAGCCAG atttggctgtgattaaACACATTTCCTTATCATTAAATGTGGattttgagaataaaatattgcatggAGTGGCAGTCCTTAATTTTGATGTTCAAGACAATATCAATGATGTG ATATTGGACGTTAGAAATCTCACCATACACAAAGTAGAGCTTCAAGATGGCACTGAGCTGCAGTACAAAGTAGGGAATGAAGTGCCTAATTTTGGATCTAAGTTGACTATTAAACTGCCTAAGCAGGCTACAGTTGGAGAAAA GTTGAAAATAAAGATACAGTACAACACGGCGCCGTCGGCTTCCGCCTTGCAATGGCTGGACCCCTTGCAAACGTCTGGCAAGAAACACCCATACCTCTTCAGTCAATGTCAG CCTATTCACGCCCGCTCAATCCTGCCCTGTCAAGACACGCCCGCGGTGAAGTTCACATACGACGCCGAGGTCGTTGCCCCCGCGGAGTTCACCGTCCTGATGAGCGCCCTCCGCGGAGGCACCAGCGGCAACAAGACTGAGTTCCGGCAGCCCGTGCCCATACCCTCCTACCTGCTGGCGATAGCTGTCGGCGTGCTGGAGTCCAGGAGTCTGGGCCCTAG GTCATTGGTGTGGTCGGAAAAGGAGGAAATAGAGAGGAGTGCGTGGGAGTTCGCGGAGACCGAGAAGTATTTGCAGGCAGCGGAGAGGCTGTGCGGCCGCTACGAGTGGGGCCAGTACGACTTGTTGGTGCTGCCGCCCTCCTTCCCCTACGGCGGGATGGAGAACCCCTGTCTCACCTTCGTCACGCCCACTCTCTTG GCGGGCGACAGAAGCCAGGCGGACGTGATAGTGCACGAGATCATGCACAGCTGGACCGGCAACCTGGTCACCAACCGGAACTTCGAGCACTTCTGGCTCAACGAGGGCTTCACCGTGTTCCTGGAGCGCAAGGTCGCCGCCGCGCTCGTCGCCGGCGGCGCCGCGGCCACCCGCTCCAGGGACTTCCACAGCTTGCTGGGTCTGCAGGAGCTCAGCGAAACT GTAGGCGACTTTCTCGGCGCCACCAACCCCCTAACGTGCCTGGTGCCCGACCTCAAGTCCGGGGTACACCCAGACGACTCCTTCTCAAGAGTCCCCTACGAGAAGGGGTCCCTATTCCTCCGATACCTCGAGGACTTAGTCGGAGGCCCCGGTAAGAATTGCTTCATTCTA GTGAACGTCGAACTGGGAGCCACCAGTAATTTGACGAATTTGGTAGTCAGTTTGAAGGGAGTCCATCCTGACGACGCCTTCTCCAGTGTCCCGTATGAAAAGGGGTCGTTGTTTTTGAGATATTTGGAAAACCTTGCCGGAGGGCCTg AGGTGTTTGATGATTTTCTACGAGCCTATTTGAATGAGTTCCAGAAGAAATCGTTAGACACGGATCAGTTTAAAGAATTCTTACTGAATTATTTCAAAGACAATGAGAATATTAAATCTGTGAACTGGGATGCTTGGCTGTACACAAGTGGTATGCCTCCGATTATCCCCAA CTACGACACGTCGATGACGAAAGCCGTGACCGCTCTGGTCGCAGTGATCACGGAGGGCACGGCCCCACTGTCGCGCAGTGACGTGTCGTCGTTCACTCCGCACCAGGTCATCAACCTGCTGCAGGAGCTCATCGTCCGCCCCGCCCTGGCCCTCGACCGCCTCGCCTCGCTCGGAGCAGAGTATGGCGTCAGTCATAGCAAGAattctgaaattttgtacag ATGGCTAAGGCTGTGCATAAAGAGCCGCGATTCATCTAAGCTCCAGGAAGCTTTCGATTTCGTGAACAATCAAGGCCGTATGAAGTACGTGCGCCCGATCTACAGAGACCTCTACGCGTGGGAAGAAGTTAGGCAACAGACCATAGACAACTTCCTGGCGAACGAACCCAACATGATGCATGTTTCTGCCTACACATTGAGAAAAGATCTCCAtctgaatgaataa